Within the Halorhabdus rudnickae genome, the region GCCTCCGGAGACATTGCTCACCGGGAGACGGTCGTCTCGGGACTCGAAAACGCCCCGGATGCGTTCCTCGGGCTATTCTCGGGTGACAACATCGGCAAGCAAGTCGTTGCCGTCTCGGAGTAACGACGTTTCCGCTTCGGTCCGCCGTCCTCACGAGGGGCGATGCGCCAGATACCCGTCACGCGCCTCGAGTACCCAGTAGGTGATGAGAACGATAAGACCGGCCACGGTCAGCAATACGTCTGTTTCGAGACCGCGGACTTGCCAATCTGGGCCGAAGAGGGCGAACGAACCGAGTGTGAGCCAGCATCCCAACGCGGCGAGAAACCGCCAGTGAGAGTCAACTGCGGTGTCACCTGCCTCACCGCGACGAGCCAGATAGAAATGGCCAGCGCCCACGCCGACCGCGTAAACCCCGAGAAGCCCCACGCCCCTAAGCCAGTCCGGGGGAGAAACGATGGCGATGATGCTGATCAGTGCGAAGGCCCCGACGACGGCAGTTCCGTAAACAGTGTCTTCACGTGAGCCCATACCACGCGATTGCATTGGGCCGTGAAAACGGTTGGTTTCTCGTCTTAGACGTAGTCCTTCTTAACCAGCAACTCGCCGTTGAGGATGCTCGCGCCGGCTGCCCCGCGGAGCGTATTGTGCGCGAGGCAGTTGAACTGGACGCCCGTTTCGGTCGTCTGGACGCCGCCGACGCTGATCTGCATCCCGTCCTTGCGGTTGCGGTCGAGACGCGGCTGGGGTCGGTCAGGTTCCTCGAAGACCTCGATCAGCGGCTCTGGCGAACTGTGCAGGTCCGCCGAGGGGTACTCGGCCATGGCCTCGGCGGCTTCTTCCGGACTCACATCCTCACTCAGGTCCGCCCAGACGTTCTCGAGGTGGCCGTCCAGCGTCGGGATCCGGTTACAAGAGGCTGCGACGTCTGCCTCGAGCCAGTGGACCTCCGCGCCGTCGAACTCGCCCAGGAGCTTCCGGGACTCGGCTTCCATCTTGTCCTCCTCGCCGCCGATGTGTGGGATGGCGTTGTCGATGATCTCCATCGACGTGACGCCCGAATACCCGGCCCCTGAGACGGCCTGCAACGTCGAGACGTCGATCCGTTCGACGCCGAAGGCCTCCTCGAGGGCGGCGAGCGGCGGGACCATCGTGATCGTCGAGCAGTTGGGGTTCTTCAGCAGTGCGCCATCCCAGCCACGCTCCTCACGCTGGACCTCCAGTAAGTCAACGTGGTCGGGATTGACTTCGGGGATAGTAAGCGGAACGTCCGGATCCATCCGGAAGTTCGAGGAGTTCGAAGAGACGACGTAGCCCGCCTCGGCGAAGCCGGGTTCGACGCGTTCCCCGACCGAGGAAGGTAACGAGGAGAACAAGAGATCGATGTCGTCCGGGACGGCCGCCGGTTCAGTCGCACCGACGGTCATCTCGGCAACGTGGTCGGGGATCGGGACGTCGATCCGCCACTTGGCTGCTTCGCGGTAGGACTTCCCTGCGCTGTCCTCGCTGGCGGTCAGTGAATCGATCTCGAACTCTGGATGGGGGTCGAGCAGCTGAACCAATCGTTGGCCGACGGCGCCCGTCGCCCCCAGAATTCCGACGTTTACTGGCATGACTGGAGCCTTGGGCTAGGACCGGTCAAAACTGTTTGGATCGGCGGCGGATCCGAAGTGGGAGAGACGGAGATCAGGCTTCGACGGCGCCGGCCTGCTTGCGGGTGACGTACCCCGCGATACGGTTGCGGACGCCCTTCGACTCGACGTTGGTCAGTTCTGTGACGAGGTCCTTGTTGTGCTCGAAGTCCGTCGAGAACGCTTCCGGATAGCGTTCCAACAGCGTCCTTGCGGTCTTCTTGACGTAGGCGGGTTTGATTGCCATGCTGAACCGTTACTGACTGGGCCTCTAAAAGGATTCGGAACGCAGGTCTTCAGTTGGCAGTTCGACGACCGATCGCAGCCGTTCGAGGGCCGCCCGCTCGCGCTCGCCCCCACATCGCTCGATCACGTCCATGAAGTACGCGAGTCGTCCCCGGAGGCGGTCGTCGTCGTACGCCTCGACGTCCAACCGTGAGGCCGCCACCGTCGCTTCGATCACCGCCGCGTGTCCGCGGTTGATCGTCGGGACGACCCGCTGCTCGATGCCCGTCTTGCGCAGTCGCAGTTCCCAGTCGATCCACTCCGTCCCGCCCTGGGTCCCTTCCTCACGTCGCTCGGCCGCCACACGCGCCCAGGCGTCGGCGGTGTCGAGAACGCCGTCGTCGATCTCCCTGACAGTCAGCGCCGCCTCGACGAAGTCGACAGGATCGCGGGTGAACTGGACGTATCCCTCGCCTTCGCGTTCGAAGTTCAGCCGCGTCCGGGTCCGCCCCCATGTCCGGGCAGTCACCGGGTCGCCGGCGTGCAGGCCAAGCGCGGCAACGTTGTACATCCCCTCGGGACCACGCGTTGTCACAATGGATTCGGTGACGCCACGCAGATCGACCGGCCAGTCGTCGCTCACACATCGACCCCCCGATACAACGCCACGAACAGCCCCCCGGCGAGCAAGTCGGCCGTCGTTCCGGGGTTGATCCCTTCCTCGACGAGTTCGTCGGCGAGGTCATCAGCGTCGATGTGTCCGTCACGGGCGGCCGCCGCGCGTTCGCGGACGTCCTCGGCCACTTCTGCACCGTGATTGATCGCGACGAAGGTGTCGGGGTCGGCTGCGAGCATGTCGAGAAACACGTCACCGGCGCGATCTGTGACGGGGCCATCCCGCTCCTCGATGGCCGCAGCGGCGTCGAACGTCCGCTCGAAACTGCCAGTCCATTCCCTGGCGATCTCATCATGATCAGTCGATCGTTCGAGCACGTCGTACAGCGAGAGGCCACGCTCCCGGACTGCCGGGACGGCGTCGCTGCCGTGGCGGACATCCAGGGCGTCCATATCCTCGGGCGGATCGGCGACCGCTACGTCGACGTGCTCGAACGCCCGATAGAACCCGACGGCATCCTCGACGCCCGTCCCCTCGGCGATCCGTCGCGCCCGCTCTGAGGTCACCTCGCCCAGTGCGCCGGCCCGGACCAGCGGTGCGAGCAACAAAAGACCGCCGAA harbors:
- the asd gene encoding aspartate-semialdehyde dehydrogenase, translating into MPVNVGILGATGAVGQRLVQLLDPHPEFEIDSLTASEDSAGKSYREAAKWRIDVPIPDHVAEMTVGATEPAAVPDDIDLLFSSLPSSVGERVEPGFAEAGYVVSSNSSNFRMDPDVPLTIPEVNPDHVDLLEVQREERGWDGALLKNPNCSTITMVPPLAALEEAFGVERIDVSTLQAVSGAGYSGVTSMEIIDNAIPHIGGEEDKMEAESRKLLGEFDGAEVHWLEADVAASCNRIPTLDGHLENVWADLSEDVSPEEAAEAMAEYPSADLHSSPEPLIEVFEEPDRPQPRLDRNRKDGMQISVGGVQTTETGVQFNCLAHNTLRGAAGASILNGELLVKKDYV
- a CDS encoding 30S ribosomal protein S17e, translating into MAIKPAYVKKTARTLLERYPEAFSTDFEHNKDLVTELTNVESKGVRNRIAGYVTRKQAGAVEA
- a CDS encoding DUF447 domain-containing protein, with amino-acid sequence MSDDWPVDLRGVTESIVTTRGPEGMYNVAALGLHAGDPVTARTWGRTRTRLNFEREGEGYVQFTRDPVDFVEAALTVREIDDGVLDTADAWARVAAERREEGTQGGTEWIDWELRLRKTGIEQRVVPTINRGHAAVIEATVAASRLDVEAYDDDRLRGRLAYFMDVIERCGGERERAALERLRSVVELPTEDLRSESF
- a CDS encoding triphosphoribosyl-dephospho-CoA synthase, with amino-acid sequence MTRTIAQQAQLALLLEVATTPKPGNVDRRHDHEDLRFEHFLAGAAGANDGLRALADPDGPPIGVAFERAVEGMSDQSGGNTQFGGLLLLAPLVRAGALGEVTSERARRIAEGTGVEDAVGFYRAFEHVDVAVADPPEDMDALDVRHGSDAVPAVRERGLSLYDVLERSTDHDEIAREWTGSFERTFDAAAAIEERDGPVTDRAGDVFLDMLAADPDTFVAINHGAEVAEDVRERAAAARDGHIDADDLADELVEEGINPGTTADLLAGGLFVALYRGVDV